From a single Sander vitreus isolate 19-12246 chromosome 2, sanVit1, whole genome shotgun sequence genomic region:
- the LOC144532044 gene encoding protein jagged-1a-like — protein sequence MTLTGGSALLLLLLLARIQVCSASGDFELQIVSMQNANGQLQTGACCDGALDASERRCTADECDTYFRACLKEYQLKVSSAGPCSYGSAATPVLGGNSFSLGAAEGEDAARIALPFSFAWPRSYTLIVEALDFNNDSSSGSSALIDRAVLSGMINPSRQWQSLEHNGPVAHFHFRVRLSCHEHYYGFGCNKFCRPRDDFFGHYECDHNGNKTCLEGWSGPDCNTAICRQGCSSEHGSCKTPGECKCLYGWQGEYCDQCIPHPGCVHGSCVEPWQCLCDTNYGGQLCDKDLNTCRTLRPCSNGGTCSNTGPDKYHCSCPDGYSGVNCQRAEHACLSSPCLSGGSCVETSLGFECRCAAGWTGPSCSINVDECLVNPCSHGGSCQDLVNGFRCTCPPQWTGKTCLIDANECDDGPCLNANSCRNLIGGYFCECVPGWTGHNCDTNINDCRGQCRNGATCKDLVNGYECACAPGFGGEHCEEDVDECASGPCLNGGRCHDDVNSFHCRCPPGFSGSRCQLDIDYCLHGPCLNGGRCFNLVSEYVCECPEDFEGKNCSHLKDHCRSSPCKVIDSCTVAVASNSTPGGVRLISSNVCGPRGRCRSHAGGQFSCECDEGFTGTYCHENINDCEGAPCLNGGTCIDKVRQYECICADGWDGPTCHNNVDDCSSAPCQNRGVCRDLLNDFYCQCNDGWKGKTCHSRESQCDEATCNNGGTCYDEGDAFKCLCAAGWEGATCNIGRNSSCVPSPCENGGTCVAGGDSFSCVCKDGWEGATCSHNANDCSPHPCYNSGTCVDGDNWYRCECAPGFAGPDCRINVNECQSSPCSAGSTCLDQINTYRCVCPPGRTGPRCQEVSGGRPCLVSGLLAPDGSRWDEDCNACRCRNGRISCTKRWCGPAPCSLHGKPRVGAECPAGQSCVAVRDERCFVKPCAGRGECWRPGQLALPPARCLSESSCANVTFTFNKDVMATGVTVEQVCRELRSLYVVTNLSSDSAVSMSCEPALGASNQIHVAIAPEDQRSGLSFVREITDRIMDVVSRQSANGSVVGAIAEVRIQRRQSSDPRDHLVPLLVSAAIVVWALASASVLLWCVRRRRKQSAHTGVSTQPAGGAPCLAPGAEGNNALYNGAGPTAREQLRHIRNPIEKNQQQSLCEDKNAAGANIRRADAGSQSDEGDLDKRLQRARCLRAPPAYSLVDWEERAARHTAGNASHWTGKQDNRRLQSQSLNRTEYIV from the exons ATGACCCTCACAGGCGGCTCCgccctcctcctgctgctgctcctcgcCCGCATACAG GTGTGTTCAGCGTCGGGAGACTTTGAGCTCCAGATTGTGTCGATGCAGAACGCCAACGGGCAGCTGCAGACGGGCGCCTGCTGCGACGGAGCGCTGGACGCGTCGGAGCGGCGCTGCACGGCGGACGAGTGCGACACCTACTTCCGGGCGTGTCTGAAGGAGTACCAGCTGAAGGTCTCCTCAGCCGGGCCCTGCAGCTACGGCAGCGCCGCCACGCCCGTGCTCGGCGGGAACTCCTTCTCTCTGGGCGCCGCCGAGGGCGAGGACGCCGCCCGCATCGCGCTGCCGTTCAGCTTCGCGTGGCCG aggTCGTACACGTTGATCGTGGAAGCCTTGGACTTCAACAACGACTCGTCCTCCGGCA GCAGCGCGCTGATCGACAGGGCCGTGCTCTCGGGGATGATCAACCCGAGCCGCCAGTGGCAGAGTCTGGAGCACAACGGCCCCGTCGCTCACTTCCACTTCCGGGTCCGCCTCAGCTGCCACGAGCACTACTACGGCTTCGGCTGCAACAAGTTCTGCCGCCCGCGGGACGACTTCTTCGGACACTACGAGTGCGACCACAACGGCAACAAGACGTGCCTGGAGGGCTGGTCCGGGCCCGACTGCAACACGG cGATCTGCAGACAGGGCTGCAGCTCTGAACACGGCTCCTGTAAAACTCCTGGAGAGTGCAA atgtcTGTACGGCTGGCAGGGTGAGTACTGTGATCAGTGTATCCCTCACCCCGGCTGTGTTCACGGCAGCTGTGTGGAGCCCTGGCAGTGTCTCTGTGACACCAACTACGGAGGACAGCTGTGTGacaaag ATCTGAACACGTGTCGGACGCTGCGGCCGTGTTCGAACGGAGGAACCTGCAGCAACACAGGACCAGACAAATACCACTGCTCCTGTCCCGACGGCTACTCCGGGGTCAACTGTCAGAGAG ccgAGCACGCCTGTCTGTCCAGCCCCTGTCTGAGTGGAGGAAGCTGTGTTGAAACCAGTCTGGGATTTGAGTGTCGCTGTGCTGCCGGCTGGACTGGACCCTCCTGCTCCATCA atgTAGACGAGTGTCTGGTGAACCCCTGCAGCCACGGAGGAAGCTGCCAGGATCTGGTGAACGGTTTCCGGTGTACGTGTCCTCCCCAGTGGACCGGAAAGACCTGCCTCATTG ATGCCAACGAGTGTGACGACGGCCCCTGCCTCAACGCCAACTCCTGCCGGAATCTGATTGGAGGATACTTCTGCGAGTGCGTCCCAGGTTGGACGGGCCACAACTGTGACACCA ATATCAACGACTGTCGCGGTCAGTGTCGGAACGGAGCCACGTGCAAG GACCTGGTGAACGGGTATGAGTGTGCGTGCGCTCCGGGTTTCGGCGGCGAACACTGCGAAGAAGACGTGGACGAGTGTGCCAGCGGGCCGTGCCTCAACGGCGGCCGCTGCCATGACGACGTGAACAGCTTCCACTGCCGGTGTCCGCCGGGCTTCTCCGGGAGCCGCTGTCAG TTGGACATCGATTACTGCCTCCACGGTCCGTGTCTGAACGGCGGCCGCTGTTTCAACCTGGTGTCTGAATACGTCTGTGAATGTCCCGAAGACTTCGAGGGAAAGAACTGCTCGCACCTGAAGGACCACTGCCGCAGCTCGCCCTGCAAAG TGATCGACAGCTGCACCGTGGCGGTGGCGTCCAACAGCACGCCGGGCGGGGTGCGTTTGATCTCCTCCAACGTGTGCGGCCCCCGCGGGCGCTGTCGGAGCCACGCCGGCGGACAGTTTAGCTGCGAGTGTGACGAGGGATTCACCGGGACCTACTGCCACGAGA ATATAAACGACTGTGAGGGCGCCCCCTGTCTGAACGGAGGAACCTGTATAGATAAAGTCCGTCAGTATGAGTGTATCTGCGCCGACGGCTGGGACGGACCGACCTGCCACAATA ACGTGGATGACTGCAGCTCGGCGCCCTGTCAGAACCGCGGCGTGTGTCGGGATCTGCTCAACGACTTCTACTGCCAGTGTAACGATGGGTGGAAGGGAAAGACCTGCCACtcaa GAGAGAGTCAGTGCGACGAGGCGACCTGCAACAACGGAGGAACCTGCTACGACGAAGGAGACGCCTTCAAGTGTCTGTGTGCCGCCGGCTGGGAGGGCGCCACCTGCAACATTG GGAGGAACAGCAGCTGTGTGCCGAGCCCCTGTGAGAACGGAGGAACCTGCGTGGCGGGCGGAGACTCGTTTAGCTGCGTCTGTAAGGACGGCTGGGAGGGTGCCACCTGCAGCCACA ACGCCAACGACTGCAGTCCTCATCCCTG CTACAACAGTGGGACGTGTGTGGACGGAGACAACTGGTACCGCTGTGAATGTGCTCCGGGGTTCGCCGGCCCAGACTGCAGGATCA ACGTCAACGAGTGCCAGTCGTCTCCCTGCTCCGCCGGCTCCACCTGTCTGGATCAGATCAACACTTACCGCTGCGTCTGTCCTCCGGGAAGAACCGGCCCGCGCTGCCAGGAAG TGTCGGGGGGGCGGCCCTGCCTGGTTTCGGGGCTGCTGGCTCCGGATGGAAGCAGATGGGACGAAGACTGCAACGCCTGCCGCTGTCGCAACGGGAGGATCAGCTGCACCAAG CGGTGGTGCGGCCCGGCGCCCTGCAGCCTCCACGGTAAGCCCCGCGTTGGCGCCGAGTGTCCGGCGGGTCAGAGCTGCGTGGCCGTGCGGGACGAGCGCTGCTTCGTGAAGCCCTGCGCGGGACGCGGCGAGTGCTGGAGGCCCGGCCAGCTGGCCCTGCCCCCCGCAAGGTGTCTCTCCGAGAGCAGCTGCGCCAACGTCACCTTCACCTTCAACAAGGACGTCATGGCAACG GGCGTGACGGTGGAGCAGGTTTGCCGAGAGCTGCGGAGCCTCTACGTGGTCACCAACCTGTCCTCGGACTCTGCCGTCTCCATGAGCTGCGAGCCGGCGCTCGGCGCCAGCAACCAGATCCACGTCGCCATC GCGCCGGAGGACCAGCGGAGCGGGCTGAGCTTCGTCAGAGAGATCACCGACCGGATCATGGACGTGGTCAGCAGGCAGAGCGCCAACGGCTCCGTGGTCGGCGCCATCGCCGAGGTCCGGATCCAGAGACGCCAGAGCAGCGACCCCCGCG ATCACCTCGTGCCGCTGCTGGTTTCCGCGGCGATCGTCGTCTGGGCGTTGGCAAGCGCCTCTGTGTTGCTGTGGTGCGTGCGGAGACGGAGGAAGCAGAGCGCCCACACGGGCGTCAGCACGCAGCCGGCAGGGGGGGCACCGTGTCTGGCTCCGGGCGCCGAGGGCAACAACGCCCTCTACAACGGCGCTGGCCCCACCGCCCGCGAGCAGCTCCGCCACATCAGGAACCCCATCGAAAAAAACCAGCAGCAGTCGCTCTGCGAGGACAAGAACGCTGCCGGCGCCAACATCCGGAGGGCCGACGCCGGGAGCCAATCGGACGAGGGCGACTTGGACAAGAGGCTGCAGAGGGCGCGGTGTCTCCGCGCGCCGCCTGCGTACTCGCTGGTCGACTGGGAGGAGCGAGCCGCCCGGCATACGGCGGGGAACGCATCGCATTGGACGGGCAAACAGGACAACCGACGGCTGCAGTCCCAGAGCCTGAACAGGACGGAGTACATCGTATAA